Proteins encoded together in one Hevea brasiliensis isolate MT/VB/25A 57/8 chromosome 16, ASM3005281v1, whole genome shotgun sequence window:
- the LOC110656055 gene encoding transcription factor MYC2: MKKISMEEIASPSSSSSFMSFCQDSSPPLQQRLQFILQSRPEWWVYAIFWQASKDATGRLVLSWGDGHFRGTKEFAAKACNKQNQPKFGFNLERKMINKESQTLFTDDMDMDRLADVDVIDYEWFYTVSVTRSFAIDDGILGRTFGSGAFIWLTGNNELQMYDCERVKEARMHGIQTLVCISTSCAVVELGSSNTIDKDWSLVQLCKSLFGGDTACLVSKEPSHESQLQIPNTSFLDIGMFSASQKDTSAEKQNEGDKKKDPTGQGRSSSDSARSDSEGNFAAGNTDRLKKRGRTQLNGKELTLNHVEAERQRRERLNHRFYALRSVVPNVSKMDKASLLADAVTYIKELKAKVDELESKLQAVSKKSKITSVTDNQSTDSMIDHIRSSSAYKAKAMELEVKIVGSEAMIRFLSPDVNYPAARLMDALREVEFKVHHASMSSIKEMVLQDVVARVPDGLTNEELVRSAILQRMQN; this comes from the coding sequence ATGAAAAAGATATCAATGGAGGAGATAGCGTCGCCATCTTCTTCATCCTCCTTTATGTCGTTTTGTCAGGACTCTTCTCCTCCACTCCAACAACGCCTCCAGTTCATCCTCCAAAGCCGACCTGAATGGTGGGTCTACGCCATCTTCTGGCAGGCATCCAAGGATGCCACTGGACGCCTTGTTTTATCTTGGGGTGATGGCCATTTTCGAGGCACCAAAGAATTTGCAGCCAAAGCTTGCAACAAACAGAACCAGCCCAAATTCGGGTTCAAtcttgaaagaaagatgattaacAAAGAATCCCAAACTCTTTTCACTGATGATATGGACATGGACAGATTGGCAGACGTGGATGTTATTGACTACGAATGGTTTTATACAGTATCAGTAACACGATCTTTCGCTATTGATGATGGAATTCTTGGCAGGACATTTGGCTCCGGGGCTTTTATTTGGTTGACGGGTAACAATGAGTTACAGATGTACGATTGTGAGAGAGTTAAAGAGGCTCGTATGCATGGGATACAGACTTTGGTCTGTATTTCAACCTCTTGTGCAGTTGTTGAATTGGGCTCCTCGAACACGATCGATAAAGATTGGAGCCTAGTGCAACTCTGCAAATCGCTGTTCGGGGGAGACACAGCCTGCTTGGTCTCAAAGGAGCCGAGCCACGAGTCACAGCTTCAGATTCCTAATACTTCTTTCCTTGATATTGGCATGTTTTCAGCTTCTCAAAAGGACACTTCTGCGGAGAAGCAAAATGAAGGCGACAAAAAGAAAGATCCCACAGGTCAAGGCCGCTCATCATCTGACTCGGCACGTTCTGATTCTGAAGGCAATTTCGCCGCTGGAAATACTGATCGGCTCAAGAAAAGAGGAAGAACCCAACTGAACGGCAAAGAATTGACTCTGAACCATGTTGAAGCGGAGAGGCAGCGTAGAGAGAGGCTGAATCATAGATTCTATGCACTCCGATCTGTCGTTCCTAATGTGTCAAAGATGGACAAAGCATCTCTACTAGCAGATGCTGTTACTTACATCAAGGAGCTCAAGGCCAAGGTTGATGAATTGGAGTCCAAACTACAAGCAGTATCCAAGAAATCCAAGATTACAAGCGTCACCGACAATCAGAGCACCGATTCCATGATTGATCACATCAGGTCCTCTTCAGCTTACAAAGCCAAGGCAATGGAATTGGAAGTGAAAATTGTAGGATCAGAAGCCATGATACGGTTCCTGTCCCCGGATGTTAATTACCCAGCTGCAAGGTTAATGGATGCGCTTAGAGAAGTGGAATTCAAAGTTCATCACGCAAGTATGTCAAGCATCAAGGAGATGGTGCTTCAAGATGTTGTGGCTAGAGTTCCTGATGGACTGACAAACGAAGAACTTGTGAGGAGTGCTATTCTTCAAAGAATGCAGAACTAA